One Bufo gargarizans isolate SCDJY-AF-19 chromosome 3, ASM1485885v1, whole genome shotgun sequence DNA segment encodes these proteins:
- the LIPT2 gene encoding putative lipoyltransferase 2, mitochondrial yields MSRSAGRPVLRVLRLGLLSFPEALAVQRRCVRAAGAPGRDALLLCEHPAVYTVGIRRGPGEEAEAARLRALGADFQSTDRGGLITFHGPGQLVCYPVLDLRRLRRSLRGYVSGLEGAVIGLCRGLGLEAGRAPETGVWVRDRKICAIGVHCSRYITHHGLALNCNTDLSWFRHIVPCGIVGKGVTSLSAELGRDVTAEEVIPPFLEAFQEEFGCTVEYTDPGHMTAAT; encoded by the exons ATGTCGCGCTCCGCCGGCCGGCCTGTGCTGCGGGTGCTCCGGCTCGGCCTGCTCTCCTTCCCCGAGGCCCTGGCGGTGCAGCGGCGCTGTGTGCGGGCGGCGGGGGCCCCGGGCCGGGACGCGCTGCTCCTGTGCGAGCACCCGGCCGTCTACACGGTGGGGATCCGGCGGGGCCCCGGGGAGGAGGCGGAGGCGGCGCGGCTGCGGGCCCTCGGCGCGGACTTCCAGAGCACGGACCGCGGCGGCCTCATCACCTTCCACGGCCCCGGGCAGCTGGTGTGTTACCCGGTGCTCGACCTCCGCCGCCTCCGCCGCTCCCTGCGCGGCTACGTGTCCGGCCTGGAGGGCGCCGTCATCGGCCTGTGCCGGGGGCTGGGGCTGGAGGCGGGCCGGGCCCCGGAGACCGGAGTCTGGGTGCGGGACCGCAAGATCTGCGCCATCG GCGTGCACTGCTCCCGCTACATCACCCACCACGGCCTCGCCCTCAACTGCAACACCGACCTCTCCTGGTTCCGCCATATTGTGCCCTGTGGGATTGTGGGTAAGGGCGTGACCTCGCTGAGCGCGGAGCTGGGCCGGGACGTCACCGCGGAGGAGGTCATCCCCCCGTTTTTGGAAGCTTTCCAGGAGGAATTCGGATGCACCGTGGAATATACGGACCCTGGTCACATGACGGCGGCGACGTAG